One part of the Treponema peruense genome encodes these proteins:
- the ruvB gene encoding Holliday junction branch migration DNA helicase RuvB, with the protein MNKSVTHKSSYERESGDEMNIVAQLASQAAGGSTKIFRAGDTGASDLNIVRADITSEDDVQEGGLRPRVLSDFQGQTAIKKNLSVFINAARERQESLDHLFLIGPPGLGKTTLAQITANELGADFKVTSAPALDKPKDLAGILSTITERTVFFIDEIHRLKPAIEEMLYIAMEDFELDWVIGQGAAARTVRIPIPHFTLVGATTKAGMVSSPLISRFGIIQRFNFYSKEELAGIIRRSALILNVKVEDDAADLMAGCSRGTPRVVNRLLRRMRDFAQIEGNGIITKAIVEDGLDRLGIDCLGLERYDREILLSIINNFGGGPVGAETLAISIGESMDTLEDYYEPYLIQCGLLQRTPRGRTVTEKAYEHLGIAPGKENKNNENQRLLF; encoded by the coding sequence AATTTTCCGTGCTGGTGACACCGGCGCTTCTGACTTGAACATAGTGCGGGCCGACATTACTTCTGAAGATGATGTGCAGGAAGGCGGACTGCGCCCCAGGGTTCTTTCTGATTTTCAGGGACAGACGGCAATAAAGAAAAATCTTTCTGTTTTTATAAATGCAGCCCGTGAAAGACAGGAGTCTCTGGATCATCTGTTTCTGATAGGCCCGCCTGGTTTGGGAAAGACTACACTTGCGCAGATAACGGCAAACGAACTTGGTGCTGACTTTAAAGTTACAAGTGCTCCTGCTTTGGACAAGCCCAAGGATCTTGCGGGAATTCTTTCTACGATAACCGAGCGTACAGTTTTTTTTATTGACGAGATTCACCGCCTTAAGCCTGCAATAGAAGAAATGCTTTATATTGCAATGGAAGATTTTGAGCTGGACTGGGTAATAGGACAGGGCGCTGCTGCAAGAACCGTGCGTATTCCTATTCCGCATTTTACACTTGTGGGAGCCACTACCAAGGCCGGAATGGTAAGTTCACCTCTTATAAGCCGTTTTGGAATTATACAGCGCTTTAATTTTTATTCAAAGGAAGAACTTGCTGGAATTATAAGGCGTTCGGCACTTATTCTTAATGTTAAGGTAGAAGACGATGCTGCGGATCTTATGGCCGGCTGTTCAAGAGGAACTCCCCGTGTAGTAAACAGACTTTTACGGCGCATGAGGGATTTTGCGCAGATAGAAGGGAACGGCATTATTACGAAGGCTATTGTAGAAGATGGTCTGGACAGGCTTGGAATTGACTGTCTTGGTCTTGAGCGCTATGACAGGGAAATTCTACTTTCGATAATCAATAACTTTGGTGGCGGACCTGTCGGGGCAGAAACACTTGCCATTTCTATAGGCGAGTCAATGGACACCCTTGAAGATTATTATGAGCCTTATCTGATTCAGTGCGGGCTTTTGCAGAGAACTCCGCGCGGCCGGACCGTTACTGAAAAAGCATATGAACATCTCGGAATTGCTCCGGGAAAGGAAAATAAAAACAATGAAAACCAGCGACTTTTATTTTGA
- a CDS encoding FAD binding domain-containing protein, whose translation MQKNNRTVELTKNLADVFYNLRSVKNIQILGGCTETGITAEKSMTIRAIPELSSIEKRERFIDFGPAVTLSQMIKIGKANMPAVLYDALESIGTEAVRNMATLGGNICSPGIKHTLWAPLLALNAQIEVRNQNETKFIPFSKFSGVPKSFVMTKIRVPFDEWGIEIFRRVGPSRLINPLSAAFVFLVETQKGIVANIRIAFAGSIVFSSQELENKIIGIKLPIARRDIDTLIQETERVYDEKFSLLQAKPILKIQFLNLLRYALEQLM comes from the coding sequence ATGCAAAAAAATAACCGAACCGTTGAGCTTACAAAAAATCTTGCAGACGTATTCTACAATCTGCGCTCGGTAAAAAATATACAGATTCTCGGCGGCTGTACAGAAACAGGAATTACGGCAGAAAAATCAATGACAATAAGGGCCATTCCCGAACTGTCGTCAATAGAAAAGCGTGAACGTTTTATAGACTTCGGGCCGGCAGTAACGCTGTCACAGATGATTAAAATCGGCAAGGCAAACATGCCGGCAGTACTTTACGATGCTCTGGAATCCATTGGAACAGAAGCAGTACGCAACATGGCAACACTGGGCGGAAACATCTGTTCCCCAGGAATAAAACACACGCTCTGGGCTCCGCTTCTTGCACTCAATGCGCAGATTGAAGTAAGAAACCAGAACGAAACAAAATTCATACCATTTTCAAAATTCAGCGGCGTTCCCAAAAGTTTTGTAATGACAAAAATCAGGGTTCCGTTTGATGAATGGGGAATAGAAATATTCCGCAGGGTCGGCCCTTCAAGATTAATTAATCCGCTTTCTGCAGCCTTCGTCTTTCTTGTAGAAACGCAGAAAGGAATAGTGGCAAACATACGCATCGCATTTGCAGGAAGCATAGTTTTTTCTTCACAGGAACTTGAAAACAAAATAATCGGAATAAAACTTCCAATCGCAAGACGCGACATAGATACTCTTATCCAGGAAACAGAACGCGTCTATGATGAAAAATTTTCGCTGCTACAGGCAAAGCCAATTCTTAAGATCCAGTTTCTGAATCTCCTGCGCTATGCCCTGGAACAGTTAATGTAG
- a CDS encoding polysaccharide biosynthesis protein: MNKVDSRLYIIGAGFAGQMIVRDLNRKKVFGTVTAFLDDDKNLIGTKIDGIPVLGPIDSMADALRVNPVDQAVIAIPSAPVERIRSIYNVLKNCGFMQIKILPSISQIIEEKAHFIQARDINPLDILGRTPVVIPLRESLSYLKGKRVLITGAGGSIGSELSRQLLSGGAERLYLFGHGENSIVNIYRELHLLQCEGVGEKATIVPIIGDMRDRNYVKYIISHTRADVIFHCAAYKHVPMMEENPVAAIENNVLGTKNLLDAALSCGTERFVLISTDKAVEPVSVYGASKMLCERLVVNAADKATASKAFMFVRFGNVLGSRGSILPIFTEQIKNGGPVTVTDPAMERYFMTIPEACSLVLQTGGVGNNGASYLLDMGDPVKIIDLARQIITFSGFRPDKDIKIQIIGARRGERLVEPLWTPEENPTPTQYPKILTLTNARRDCFNLDNLIDSLIPICNYIEEKSSLYRNSEQLLKILRAAVPSLDAFYKEQEAAKSRPQTNRAAAL; this comes from the coding sequence ATGAACAAGGTTGACAGCAGACTTTATATAATAGGAGCCGGATTTGCCGGTCAGATGATAGTCCGTGATCTTAACAGAAAAAAAGTTTTCGGTACAGTTACGGCTTTCCTTGACGATGATAAAAATCTAATAGGAACAAAAATAGACGGAATTCCAGTTTTGGGGCCTATAGACAGCATGGCCGATGCACTGCGCGTAAATCCTGTAGACCAGGCCGTAATTGCCATTCCAAGCGCACCGGTAGAAAGAATACGCTCTATTTACAACGTCCTAAAAAACTGCGGCTTTATGCAGATAAAAATTCTTCCCTCAATAAGCCAGATTATAGAAGAAAAGGCCCACTTTATTCAGGCAAGAGATATTAATCCACTGGACATTCTCGGCAGAACACCGGTTGTAATTCCGCTAAGGGAAAGCCTTTCCTACCTCAAAGGAAAACGCGTTTTGATAACAGGTGCCGGCGGTTCAATAGGCAGCGAACTTTCCAGACAGCTTTTGTCAGGCGGAGCAGAACGTCTGTACCTTTTCGGGCACGGTGAAAATTCCATCGTTAACATTTACCGCGAGCTTCATTTACTTCAGTGCGAAGGCGTCGGCGAAAAAGCAACAATTGTTCCTATTATAGGGGACATGCGTGACAGAAATTACGTAAAATACATTATCTCGCACACACGGGCAGACGTTATTTTTCACTGCGCGGCATACAAACACGTTCCCATGATGGAAGAAAATCCTGTTGCAGCAATAGAAAACAATGTTTTGGGAACAAAAAATCTTCTTGATGCTGCCCTCTCATGCGGAACAGAACGTTTTGTTCTTATTTCAACAGACAAAGCTGTGGAACCAGTAAGCGTTTACGGAGCGTCAAAGATGCTTTGCGAAAGACTAGTTGTAAATGCAGCAGACAAAGCCACCGCCAGCAAGGCATTTATGTTCGTAAGATTCGGCAATGTACTGGGTTCAAGGGGCTCTATTCTTCCTATTTTTACCGAACAGATAAAAAACGGAGGCCCGGTTACCGTAACTGACCCTGCAATGGAGCGCTATTTCATGACAATACCCGAAGCATGCTCTCTGGTTTTGCAGACCGGCGGCGTAGGCAATAACGGTGCTTCATATCTTCTGGACATGGGCGACCCGGTAAAAATAATAGATCTTGCCAGACAGATTATTACTTTCAGCGGTTTCAGGCCAGACAAAGACATAAAAATCCAGATTATAGGTGCGCGCCGCGGTGAACGTCTGGTAGAACCGCTTTGGACACCCGAAGAAAACCCTACCCCAACGCAATACCCCAAAATACTCACTCTGACCAATGCAAGACGTGACTGCTTTAATCTTGACAATCTAATTGATTCCCTCATTCCTATATGCAACTATATAGAAGAAAAAAGCAGCCTTTACAGAAACAGTGAGCAGCTTCTTAAAATACTGCGCGCGGCTGTTCCCTCACTGGACGCTTTCTACAAAGAACAGGAAGCCGCCAAGTCCCGGCCGCAAACAAACAGAGCGGCAGCTTTATAA
- a CDS encoding SPOR domain-containing protein, producing the protein MKKILSTVFILLSATLLFASGSSIDGRIAVASKGELPSGLFAKTAGYLPGDSVTITNPANGSVLQVLNLGTIDQAEGVAILLSGESAERLGIKKGTELQVKLAPRSGSFDESVSGSAILSLRTFEEEKVPEEESAQTAAIETAVKEETDSVKEAAAEESTPVVEEAVAAEENVPAEETESVEETAVAEPIPEDIDAVQIEPEEETEENIAPEETVVPEQSEYEYEEYIETDGDFIEEKNNVEMASPAERAEMQNEDSSAEKPVPAEESTPVEEEAISVEESAPVEEEPQTVVPEEPFEAESVEDAVIEMSEEEKKSVLKGDMKGEEVASVEPDETPAEDECEVTFDVEEEAVAEEPFEAEPVEDAVIEMPKEEKESVLEGDMEGEEVASVEPDETPEEAEGEVAFDAEEEAVAEELFEAEPIEDAITEDIEEQSTEVSEEPEVTEVPEESAEDAVIAEDETEAYEPIILVPAEPEAPVPETAENAMSVVEKEEPIVLEPVEVQEKKEEVSEVKANDNENILESESELAKGYYIQFATFGDIKNVYAAKERYSKFPLCVVKTAKGLYKVLAGPLTVDEYGAVLAKFRDFGFKDAFVRKIK; encoded by the coding sequence ATGAAGAAAATTCTGAGCACAGTATTTATTTTACTTTCGGCAACGCTTCTTTTTGCGTCCGGTTCGTCTATTGACGGGCGCATTGCGGTTGCCTCCAAAGGGGAACTTCCTTCCGGATTGTTTGCAAAAACTGCCGGTTATCTTCCAGGGGATAGTGTTACGATTACGAATCCTGCCAACGGTTCTGTTCTACAGGTGCTTAATCTTGGAACAATTGATCAGGCAGAAGGTGTGGCAATTCTTTTGTCGGGCGAGTCGGCTGAACGGCTTGGTATAAAAAAAGGCACCGAACTGCAGGTTAAGCTTGCTCCAAGGTCGGGAAGTTTTGACGAATCTGTGTCTGGCAGTGCAATTCTGTCTTTGCGTACTTTTGAAGAAGAAAAGGTACCGGAAGAAGAAAGCGCGCAGACTGCTGCAATAGAAACGGCTGTCAAAGAAGAAACTGATTCTGTTAAGGAAGCTGCTGCAGAAGAAAGCACACCTGTAGTTGAAGAAGCAGTTGCAGCCGAAGAAAACGTACCTGCAGAAGAGACTGAATCTGTAGAAGAAACTGCCGTTGCAGAACCTATTCCCGAAGATATTGACGCTGTTCAGATTGAACCAGAAGAAGAAACCGAAGAAAATATTGCTCCCGAAGAAACTGTCGTTCCTGAACAGAGCGAATACGAGTATGAAGAATATATCGAAACCGACGGTGATTTTATAGAAGAAAAAAATAATGTAGAAATGGCATCTCCTGCCGAGCGTGCAGAAATGCAGAATGAAGATTCCTCTGCCGAAAAACCAGTGCCCGCAGAAGAGAGTACTCCTGTAGAGGAAGAAGCCATTTCTGTCGAAGAAAGCGCACCTGTAGAAGAAGAGCCGCAGACTGTTGTGCCAGAAGAGCCGTTTGAGGCCGAGTCGGTTGAAGACGCTGTTATAGAGATGTCTGAAGAAGAAAAGAAAAGTGTTCTTAAAGGCGACATGAAAGGAGAAGAAGTTGCGTCAGTTGAACCTGATGAAACACCTGCAGAAGATGAATGCGAGGTTACTTTTGATGTCGAAGAAGAAGCCGTAGCCGAAGAGCCGTTTGAAGCAGAACCAGTTGAAGACGCTGTTATAGAGATGCCTAAAGAAGAAAAGGAAAGTGTTCTTGAAGGCGACATGGAAGGTGAAGAAGTAGCTTCAGTTGAACCTGATGAAACACCTGAGGAGGCTGAAGGCGAAGTTGCTTTTGATGCCGAAGAAGAAGCCGTAGCCGAAGAGCTGTTTGAAGCCGAGCCGATTGAAGACGCTATTACAGAAGATATTGAAGAACAGAGCACTGAAGTTTCAGAAGAACCTGAGGTTACCGAAGTTCCGGAAGAAAGCGCAGAAGACGCTGTTATAGCAGAAGATGAGACTGAAGCTTACGAACCGATTATTCTTGTTCCGGCTGAACCCGAAGCCCCTGTTCCAGAGACTGCAGAAAATGCTATGTCTGTGGTAGAAAAAGAAGAGCCTATTGTTCTTGAGCCTGTAGAAGTTCAGGAAAAGAAAGAAGAAGTTTCTGAAGTCAAAGCAAATGACAATGAAAATATTCTTGAGTCTGAATCTGAACTTGCGAAAGGCTATTATATCCAGTTTGCTACGTTCGGGGATATAAAAAATGTTTACGCTGCAAAAGAACGTTATTCAAAGTTCCCGCTTTGTGTTGTAAAAACTGCAAAGGGACTGTACAAAGTTCTGGCCGGACCGCTGACTGTTGACGAATACGGAGCTGTACTTGCCAAATTCCGTGACTTTGGATTCAAGGATGCGTTTGTAAGAAAGATAAAATAA
- a CDS encoding DegT/DnrJ/EryC1/StrS family aminotransferase: protein MEENTNIPFFKASINEQDEQAVLSVLRSGWLTTGKECLAFEKEFAAKVKTQYALAVNSNTSGMILAMEACGVAPGTAVITTPYTFVSTAACARHLGADVLFADIEKDTYSIDPDSIEKIFAQNPQKKIVAIVPVHIGGNVCNMERIMRIAKEHKVRVIEDCAHSFPSRTKLGYAGSIGDCGIFSFYATKTITTAEGGMVTTNDEQLCKRMTQMRLHGMDRTTWDRYTSPRASWEYDIIAPGYKFNMPDILAALGRTQLSRADEFDTKRKQHAAFYNRAFADTDFVELPPDSEGNSWHLYLMRLNNEKLDCDRNTFAKELQQAGIGISVHFIPLFQFTYWKNLYKDFTAENYPNAMKAYSRTITLPLWPDMTQQMLERVVQCVKETGERHHA from the coding sequence ATGGAAGAAAATACAAATATTCCTTTTTTTAAGGCATCAATAAACGAACAAGACGAACAGGCTGTGCTTTCTGTACTCAGAAGCGGATGGCTCACTACAGGAAAAGAATGTCTTGCCTTCGAGAAAGAATTCGCCGCTAAAGTAAAAACACAATATGCACTGGCAGTAAACAGCAATACAAGCGGAATGATTCTTGCCATGGAAGCCTGCGGTGTTGCTCCCGGAACAGCCGTAATTACAACGCCCTACACTTTTGTTTCAACAGCAGCCTGCGCAAGGCATCTGGGTGCAGATGTACTTTTTGCAGACATAGAAAAAGACACATACTCCATCGATCCTGACTCAATAGAAAAAATATTTGCACAGAATCCGCAAAAAAAGATTGTGGCAATAGTTCCCGTTCACATAGGAGGCAATGTCTGCAACATGGAACGCATAATGCGCATTGCAAAAGAACACAAAGTGCGTGTAATAGAAGACTGTGCGCATTCCTTTCCCAGCAGAACAAAACTCGGTTACGCAGGTTCTATCGGTGACTGCGGAATCTTTTCTTTCTACGCAACAAAAACCATAACTACGGCAGAAGGCGGAATGGTCACAACAAATGACGAACAGCTTTGCAAAAGAATGACACAGATGCGCCTTCATGGAATGGACAGAACTACATGGGACAGATACACTTCCCCAAGAGCCTCGTGGGAATATGACATCATTGCGCCCGGATACAAGTTCAACATGCCGGACATTCTTGCAGCATTGGGCCGCACACAGTTATCGCGCGCCGACGAATTCGACACAAAAAGAAAACAGCACGCTGCCTTCTACAACAGAGCCTTTGCAGACACAGACTTTGTAGAACTTCCGCCTGACTCAGAAGGAAACTCCTGGCACCTTTACCTTATGCGCCTTAACAATGAAAAACTTGACTGCGACAGAAACACTTTTGCAAAAGAACTACAGCAAGCAGGAATCGGAATAAGCGTTCACTTTATACCGCTTTTTCAATTTACCTACTGGAAAAATCTTTACAAAGACTTTACAGCAGAAAATTATCCCAACGCAATGAAAGCCTACAGCAGAACAATTACCCTTCCACTCTGGCCCGACATGACGCAGCAGATGCTCGAACGTGTCGTACAATGCGTAAAAGAAACCGGGGAGCGACACCATGCCTAA
- the queA gene encoding tRNA preQ1(34) S-adenosylmethionine ribosyltransferase-isomerase QueA — protein sequence MKTSDFYFDLPQELVAQKPSGKRGEDRLMLLGRKSGLVEHKMMEDLPSLIEPGTLMIFNNSRVRRSRCYGIKCATGREQEFMFLHQMGPEGDTWNTMVKGAKKVKVGGLYKFSDGSEGTIVDNPDDIGTEFRTIRFTFRITEEWFERNGHIPLPPYIRREDTEVDGERYQTVYAKETGSAACPTAGLHFTEPMLEKLRERGAELEWITLHVGLGTFLPVRAENIEEHKMHEEVYTVPYDVAEKINKAKKEGRPVLAVGTTSVRTLESACDENGVVSGGTGKTHIFMYPGYKFKVVDQMFTNFHTPESTLIMLVSAFSTRENILNAYNEAVKEKYRFFSYGDCMLIK from the coding sequence ATGAAAACCAGCGACTTTTATTTTGATCTGCCACAGGAACTTGTAGCGCAGAAACCTTCGGGAAAACGCGGCGAAGACCGTCTGATGCTTTTGGGAAGAAAATCGGGACTTGTTGAACATAAAATGATGGAGGATCTTCCGTCTCTTATTGAACCGGGTACACTGATGATTTTTAACAACAGCAGGGTAAGAAGAAGCCGCTGTTACGGAATCAAGTGCGCTACCGGTCGCGAACAGGAATTTATGTTCCTTCATCAAATGGGCCCTGAAGGCGACACGTGGAATACAATGGTAAAAGGCGCAAAGAAAGTCAAGGTTGGCGGCCTTTATAAATTTTCTGACGGCAGTGAAGGTACAATTGTTGATAACCCCGATGACATTGGTACTGAGTTCAGGACAATACGCTTTACGTTCAGAATTACGGAAGAGTGGTTTGAGCGCAACGGACATATTCCCCTTCCTCCTTACATACGGCGTGAAGATACCGAAGTTGACGGTGAGAGATACCAGACAGTTTATGCAAAGGAAACCGGAAGTGCCGCCTGTCCTACAGCCGGTCTTCATTTTACAGAACCGATGCTTGAAAAACTAAGGGAGCGCGGCGCCGAACTTGAATGGATTACGCTTCATGTAGGGCTGGGAACTTTTCTTCCTGTGCGTGCAGAAAATATTGAAGAACACAAAATGCATGAAGAAGTTTATACTGTTCCGTATGACGTTGCAGAAAAGATAAACAAAGCAAAAAAAGAAGGTCGGCCTGTTCTTGCAGTCGGAACAACTAGCGTGCGCACACTTGAAAGTGCTTGTGATGAAAACGGTGTTGTCTCTGGCGGAACGGGAAAAACGCATATCTTTATGTACCCGGGATACAAGTTCAAGGTAGTGGACCAGATGTTTACAAACTTTCACACACCAGAGTCTACGCTGATTATGCTTGTAAGCGCATTCAGTACTAGGGAAAATATTCTTAATGCATACAACGAAGCCGTTAAAGAAAAATACCGTTTCTTTTCTTACGGCGACTGCATGCTGATTAAATAG
- a CDS encoding xanthine dehydrogenase family protein molybdopterin-binding subunit, whose protein sequence is MPKAVRKRSSKISFQKEFYSDLSMSDMINAVTIRSPAQKGILMAVSHPDLPEGYTIVTARDVPGTNFIDTPCGKVPVFCDGNISYLGEPIGLLAGPDLSRLYEILSELKISVDENPIESFLQDVQDVQEIPAADGTALQDAIEDLPSDDLFSTVIARREKQYGPCFEKDKEGKIPGIESVLDSAPHLIKRCWQYSMTTPYYGEPNGALCDWKDGENLTICTPTQWLSSLRQIAASALNIKTENITVKKTSSSNTGTNGIWFNSILACQVAIASKKAHKPVKLVYSRDEQEKFLDSMRPITITHVTAADDSGKLLAMKIDIDVDAGFSNPFAQETIDRLVIASSGIYRPQNLSVTATAYRSLTPASSVDVQIIDSAALFALENQMNEMAAECSLLPAEIRERNIIAAKKNIKNQYPFTFQTENFHDLALAITQASDLNRKYSAYHLEAKNRKIRGNDTEYDAVYSSPLRGIGFSFAFEGSGYYGSNVYGNDQSLEVTLEADQTLTIHCPPVSSTVEEIWYKLAADELGINQSAVKINSSFKADEEPPLPENVYSNISVMTVLLKKCCAAIKKRKEGTALPYTVKKKITPAQKKEWNKESFSGTPFHSTSFASAVVEIELDPCTYREIVRGISIVIYGGQILNRKAAESRIRLSIQKVLSSLVSNDTIDCKNIKVMFMKSNESPMQIGEIAYNVIPAAYTQALSQALGCTMTSLPLQTDSVYYKLCEQKIYENAENVAKKMGEQVKEETTDDNNSDNK, encoded by the coding sequence ATGCCTAAAGCAGTAAGAAAACGTTCATCAAAAATCTCTTTCCAAAAGGAATTCTACAGCGACCTTTCCATGAGCGACATGATAAATGCCGTAACAATAAGAAGCCCTGCCCAGAAAGGAATTCTTATGGCAGTATCACATCCCGATCTTCCCGAGGGATATACGATAGTAACGGCAAGAGATGTTCCGGGAACAAATTTCATTGATACTCCCTGCGGAAAAGTCCCTGTATTCTGCGACGGAAACATTTCCTACCTTGGAGAGCCGATCGGACTTCTTGCAGGCCCGGATCTTTCAAGACTGTATGAAATTCTTTCGGAACTTAAAATTTCTGTAGACGAAAACCCTATAGAATCATTCCTCCAGGATGTACAGGACGTTCAGGAAATACCGGCAGCAGACGGCACGGCTTTGCAAGACGCAATAGAAGACCTGCCTTCAGATGATTTGTTTTCTACTGTTATTGCACGCCGCGAAAAACAGTACGGCCCCTGTTTTGAAAAAGACAAAGAAGGAAAAATCCCGGGAATAGAAAGTGTACTGGACTCGGCACCGCACCTTATAAAACGATGCTGGCAGTATTCCATGACCACGCCCTACTACGGGGAACCGAACGGAGCTTTATGTGACTGGAAAGACGGTGAAAACCTCACCATTTGCACACCTACACAATGGCTTTCCAGCTTAAGGCAAATTGCAGCTTCGGCTCTTAACATAAAGACAGAAAACATTACCGTAAAAAAAACATCATCTTCAAATACAGGAACAAACGGAATCTGGTTCAACAGCATTCTGGCCTGTCAGGTCGCCATTGCATCAAAAAAAGCACACAAACCTGTAAAACTGGTATACAGCCGTGACGAACAGGAAAAATTCCTTGACTCAATGCGCCCAATCACAATAACACATGTAACGGCAGCAGACGACAGCGGAAAACTTCTTGCAATGAAAATAGACATTGATGTAGACGCAGGCTTTTCAAACCCGTTCGCACAGGAAACAATAGACAGACTTGTCATTGCCTCATCCGGAATATACCGTCCGCAGAACCTGAGCGTAACTGCAACAGCATACCGTTCATTAACCCCGGCTTCATCAGTTGACGTACAGATAATAGATTCCGCAGCCCTTTTTGCCCTGGAAAACCAAATGAACGAAATGGCTGCCGAATGTTCCCTCCTTCCTGCAGAAATAAGGGAAAGAAACATAATAGCGGCAAAAAAGAACATAAAAAACCAGTACCCGTTCACGTTTCAGACAGAAAATTTCCATGACCTTGCGCTTGCAATAACACAGGCCAGTGATTTGAACAGAAAATATTCAGCATACCACCTCGAGGCAAAAAACAGAAAAATTAGGGGAAACGACACTGAATATGACGCTGTTTACTCTTCTCCCCTCCGCGGAATCGGATTTTCCTTTGCATTCGAAGGTTCCGGTTATTACGGCTCCAATGTCTACGGAAACGACCAGTCACTTGAAGTAACGCTCGAAGCAGACCAGACGCTCACAATACACTGCCCGCCGGTTTCAAGTACAGTAGAAGAAATCTGGTACAAGCTCGCGGCCGACGAATTGGGAATAAACCAGTCCGCCGTAAAGATAAATTCTTCCTTCAAGGCAGACGAAGAGCCGCCGCTGCCCGAAAACGTATACAGCAACATCAGCGTCATGACGGTTCTCTTAAAAAAGTGCTGCGCCGCAATAAAAAAAAGAAAAGAAGGAACAGCACTTCCATACACCGTAAAAAAGAAAATAACTCCGGCGCAGAAAAAAGAATGGAACAAGGAATCTTTTTCGGGAACACCGTTCCACAGTACATCATTTGCGTCGGCAGTTGTAGAAATAGAACTGGATCCATGTACCTACAGAGAAATAGTAAGAGGTATTTCGATTGTAATATACGGCGGCCAGATTCTTAACCGCAAGGCGGCAGAAAGCAGAATCAGGCTTTCAATACAAAAAGTTCTCTCTTCGCTTGTTTCAAACGATACAATCGACTGCAAAAACATAAAGGTTATGTTCATGAAGTCAAATGAAAGCCCCATGCAGATAGGCGAAATAGCATACAATGTAATACCTGCAGCCTACACACAGGCTCTCTCGCAGGCACTAGGCTGCACAATGACATCCCTTCCGCTCCAGACAGATTCGGTTTATTACAAACTATGCGAGCAGAAAATCTACGAAAATGCAGAAAATGTAGCAAAAAAAATGGGGGAACAGGTCAAGGAGGAAACAACAGATGACAATAACTCTGACAATAAATGA
- a CDS encoding (2Fe-2S)-binding protein: MTITLTINEKKHVISADPSEKLLTVLRKEKLFSVKCGCQKGLCGNCMILLDDNPVPACLVPIGIVRDSKIVTLEYFKNDPCYQDIITGFNQAGIHLCGYCNAGKIFTAYGILKASFRPDKASLYSALRGLAPCCADSDSLAAAIMYAVAAKHTREGRHNAKK; this comes from the coding sequence ATGACAATAACTCTGACAATAAATGAAAAGAAACATGTAATTTCGGCTGACCCGTCAGAAAAGCTCCTGACAGTTCTAAGAAAAGAAAAACTCTTCAGCGTAAAATGCGGCTGCCAGAAAGGCCTCTGCGGAAACTGCATGATTCTTCTGGACGACAATCCTGTTCCAGCGTGCCTTGTTCCAATAGGAATCGTACGTGACAGCAAAATAGTAACCCTGGAATACTTCAAAAACGACCCGTGTTATCAGGACATAATTACAGGGTTCAACCAGGCCGGAATTCATCTCTGCGGTTACTGCAATGCCGGAAAAATTTTTACAGCCTATGGAATTCTCAAAGCCAGTTTCCGTCCCGACAAGGCATCACTTTATTCTGCATTAAGAGGACTTGCCCCGTGCTGTGCAGACAGTGACAGTCTTGCCGCCGCAATAATGTACGCCGTTGCAGCAAAACACACGCGCGAAGGAAGACACAATGCAAAAAAATAA